A window from Kovacikia minuta CCNUW1 encodes these proteins:
- a CDS encoding DUF1830 domain-containing protein encodes MVQSFTSLPHNWSNRILCYYENATNQVQLARIANIPNWLYEKVVFPGQRLLFEAIPDALLEVHICTTSMTLLEEIPCPQLQVREITDTLAETTAQDDSIDLAE; translated from the coding sequence ATGGTTCAGAGTTTCACATCGCTCCCTCATAACTGGTCGAATCGCATTCTCTGTTACTACGAAAACGCGACCAATCAGGTACAACTGGCTCGCATTGCCAACATTCCCAACTGGCTCTACGAGAAGGTTGTGTTTCCGGGGCAACGGCTTTTGTTTGAAGCGATTCCCGATGCTCTGCTGGAGGTTCACATCTGCACAACCAGCATGACCCTCCTGGAAGAAATTCCCTGCCCCCAATTGCAAGTAAGGGAAATCACGGACACTTTAGCAGAGACGACTGCTCAAGACGATTCCATTGATTTAGCGGAATGA
- a CDS encoding AAA family ATPase, whose translation MQQRGKLFFFCGKMAAGKSTLAKEIAQRENAVLLVQDELLLKLFPGEIVDIPGFVQYSSRLQDALTGHICALLSKGISVVLDFPGNTRTQRVWFRQLFESVNADHELHYIDVTDELCKRQLRERSKDLAEGSAFTSDAEFDAITKYFQAPSDDENFNIIYHQRA comes from the coding sequence ATGCAACAGCGAGGAAAGCTTTTCTTCTTTTGTGGAAAGATGGCGGCAGGAAAATCGACTCTAGCAAAGGAAATCGCACAACGAGAAAATGCAGTTCTGCTGGTGCAGGATGAGTTGCTGCTGAAGTTGTTTCCAGGCGAAATTGTGGACATCCCCGGCTTTGTCCAATATTCATCCAGACTGCAAGATGCTCTTACGGGCCACATCTGCGCTCTGCTCTCGAAGGGCATTTCTGTTGTGCTTGACTTCCCTGGCAATACGAGAACACAGCGTGTCTGGTTTCGCCAGCTATTTGAATCTGTGAATGCTGATCATGAGTTGCACTACATTGATGTCACTGACGAGTTGTGCAAGCGTCAGTTGCGGGAGCGAAGCAAAGATCTTGCTGAAGGTTCAGCTTTTACAAGCGATGCGGAGTTTGATGCGATTACAAAGTACTTTCAGGCACCATCAGACGATGAGAATTTCAATATCATTTATCATCAGCGTGCCTGA
- a CDS encoding molybdopterin oxidoreductase family protein — protein MTTPNPTRTICPYCGVGCGLEALPPALPGKAVNRDKEGTPIWQVRGDRAHPSSQGMVCVKGATVAESLHKDRLLHPMMRDSLHEPFRRVSWDEALERIVSRIQTVRATQGPDALCMYGSGQFNTEDYYVAQKLMKGFLGSNNFDANSRLCMSSAVSAYIQSFGSDGPPCCYEDLDLTDCAFIVGANAAECHPIIFNRFRKHHKQDKTTRLIVVDPRKTQTAEAADLHLAIKPGTDIDLFNGLAYLLLYRGYMDSVFVSKHTNHFTAFAEVFEHYPPDVVAARCGVSVEDLETAAHYWGESERVLSMWSMGINQSSEGTAKARSLINLHLMTGQIGKPGAGPFSLTGQPNAMGGREAGGLSHLLPGYRSIHDPQHREEVEEFWGLEPGQIFPTPGRTTWDMITGLENGEVGFFWIAATNPVVSLPDADRVKRALLRSPFTVYQECYYPTETSAYAHILLPAAQWSEAPGTMTNSERRVTLGNQFRTPPGEARADWVIFADVGRRLGFLKPFTFNSAAEVYAEFVQLTRDRPCDMTGISHDRLRHEGPLQWPCSQAEAEAEAARDEPGGIRLPSFMRQLVKPSVSQVPAKRLYTDLRFHTPDGRANFAAYHSRGLAEPPDDDYPYVLTTGRLYGHWHTQTRTGRVEKIRQMYDGPFLEIHPRDAEAVGIKEGEPLEVRSRRGLARFPAKVTTAIAPGTVFVPMHWGELWADKAEANALTHPASCPDSKQPELKACAVQLRPVSPASDLVEEQLQSLPSQDLYPLPVTHYST, from the coding sequence ATGACAACACCAAATCCAACCCGGACGATTTGCCCCTACTGTGGTGTCGGCTGTGGCTTAGAAGCACTACCGCCTGCCCTTCCCGGTAAAGCGGTCAATCGAGATAAAGAAGGAACGCCAATCTGGCAGGTAAGAGGCGATCGCGCTCACCCTTCCAGCCAGGGTATGGTGTGCGTCAAGGGTGCCACTGTTGCCGAATCGCTGCACAAGGATCGGCTTTTGCATCCGATGATGCGAGATTCCCTCCACGAGCCGTTTCGCAGGGTTAGTTGGGATGAAGCTTTAGAGCGCATCGTGAGCCGTATCCAAACCGTGCGTGCAACTCAGGGACCGGATGCCCTTTGTATGTATGGTTCTGGTCAGTTCAACACAGAAGACTACTACGTTGCCCAAAAGCTTATGAAGGGGTTTTTGGGTTCCAATAATTTTGATGCCAACTCGCGTTTGTGCATGTCCTCAGCGGTTTCGGCATATATCCAGAGCTTTGGCTCCGATGGTCCTCCCTGCTGTTACGAAGATCTGGATTTGACCGACTGCGCGTTTATTGTTGGCGCAAATGCAGCAGAGTGCCATCCCATAATCTTCAATCGCTTTCGTAAACACCACAAACAGGACAAAACCACCAGGCTGATTGTGGTTGATCCGCGTAAAACCCAGACGGCAGAAGCGGCGGATTTGCATCTGGCAATTAAGCCGGGAACGGACATCGACCTGTTTAATGGTCTGGCTTACCTGCTGCTCTATCGAGGCTATATGGACTCGGTGTTTGTCAGTAAACACACCAACCATTTCACCGCGTTTGCAGAGGTGTTTGAACACTACCCTCCGGATGTGGTAGCAGCGCGCTGTGGGGTCAGTGTTGAGGATCTGGAGACGGCTGCCCATTACTGGGGTGAGTCAGAGCGGGTGCTTTCGATGTGGTCGATGGGCATCAATCAGTCTAGCGAAGGGACGGCGAAGGCGCGATCGCTGATCAACCTGCACCTGATGACGGGGCAAATTGGTAAACCAGGAGCAGGTCCCTTTTCCCTTACCGGGCAACCCAATGCAATGGGTGGACGGGAAGCCGGGGGACTATCCCATCTCCTTCCCGGTTATCGTTCGATCCATGATCCGCAGCACCGGGAAGAGGTAGAGGAGTTTTGGGGATTGGAGCCAGGGCAGATTTTCCCCACACCAGGACGCACCACCTGGGACATGATTACAGGATTAGAAAATGGGGAAGTTGGGTTTTTCTGGATCGCTGCGACCAATCCAGTCGTCAGCCTGCCAGATGCGGATCGGGTGAAACGGGCACTGCTGCGATCGCCCTTCACCGTTTATCAGGAATGCTATTACCCGACTGAAACAAGTGCCTACGCCCATATTCTGCTCCCGGCTGCCCAGTGGAGCGAAGCCCCCGGCACAATGACCAACTCGGAGCGGCGCGTCACCCTGGGTAACCAGTTCCGCACCCCTCCTGGGGAAGCGCGGGCAGATTGGGTCATTTTTGCCGATGTCGGTCGTCGTCTGGGCTTCTTGAAACCCTTTACATTTAATAGTGCGGCAGAAGTCTATGCGGAATTTGTTCAACTGACCCGCGATCGCCCCTGCGATATGACTGGCATCAGCCACGATCGTCTGCGCCATGAAGGTCCGCTCCAATGGCCCTGCTCCCAGGCAGAAGCAGAAGCAGAAGCAGCCAGGGATGAACCAGGGGGAATACGACTCCCCTCTTTTATGAGGCAGTTGGTAAAACCTTCTGTCTCCCAGGTTCCGGCAAAACGCCTTTATACCGATCTGCGATTCCATACGCCCGATGGTCGGGCAAATTTTGCGGCGTACCATTCCCGTGGACTGGCAGAACCCCCCGATGACGATTATCCCTATGTTCTGACAACGGGACGACTCTATGGTCACTGGCATACCCAAACCCGCACAGGTCGGGTTGAAAAAATTCGCCAGATGTACGACGGTCCTTTTCTGGAAATCCATCCCCGCGATGCAGAAGCGGTCGGCATCAAAGAAGGGGAACCCCTAGAAGTGCGATCACGGCGGGGGCTTGCCCGCTTTCCTGCCAAAGTGACGACTGCGATCGCCCCTGGTACGGTCTTTGTACCCATGCACTGGGGCGAACTATGGGCAGATAAAGCAGAAGCCAACGCCCTCACCCATCCCGCATCCTGCCCCGACTCCAAACAACCCGAACTAAAGGCGTGCGCCGTACAATTGCGTCCCGTTTCGCCCGCATCAGACCTTGTTGAGGAGCAACTTCAAAGTTTACCCTCGCAAGACCTTTACCCCTTACCCGTTACCCATTACTCAACTTAA
- a CDS encoding Uma2 family endonuclease, whose amino-acid sequence MALTAQQLADLMPDATQLESNEPEMESSLHYAQLALLVSCLEWLWRDRTDFFIGANLTIYSSRQQLKNQDCRGTDFFLVKNTQKRPRKSWVVWEEDGRYPDLIIELLSDSTAEVDRGLKKDLYQDRFRTHEYFWFSPDSLEFAGFRLISQKYEPIAPNQAGRLWSESLDLYLGIYDGQLRYFTSEGQLVLTSAEDALQSQQRVKQLAEQLRSLGVEPKA is encoded by the coding sequence ATGGCTCTAACCGCACAGCAGTTGGCAGATTTGATGCCAGACGCGACCCAGCTAGAAAGTAATGAGCCAGAAATGGAAAGTTCTTTGCATTATGCCCAACTGGCGTTGCTGGTTAGTTGCCTGGAATGGCTCTGGCGCGATCGCACTGACTTCTTCATTGGAGCCAATCTGACGATCTACTCCAGCCGTCAGCAGCTCAAGAACCAGGACTGCCGGGGCACAGACTTTTTTCTGGTGAAGAATACGCAAAAACGTCCGCGCAAATCCTGGGTCGTCTGGGAAGAGGATGGCAGGTATCCTGATCTGATTATCGAGCTGCTTTCTGATTCAACGGCAGAGGTTGATCGGGGACTCAAAAAGGATCTTTACCAGGATCGGTTCCGCACCCACGAGTACTTCTGGTTTTCCCCAGACAGCCTGGAGTTCGCCGGATTTCGTTTAATCAGCCAGAAATATGAGCCGATCGCCCCCAACCAGGCGGGAAGGCTCTGGAGTGAATCGCTCGATTTATACCTGGGAATTTACGATGGCCAATTACGCTACTTTACTTCCGAGGGGCAATTAGTCTTAACATCGGCAGAAGATGCCTTGCAATCTCAGCAAAGGGTAAAACAATTAGCCGAGCAATTGCGATCGCTGGGCGTAGAACCAAAAGCGTAA
- a CDS encoding sunset domain-containing protein: protein MNNSLKSRQLVPLVVLSATLMLVSCAKKEEQATTTAPSAAPSAPAAPASPAPASPAASASPSAMSGANGKPVLSAEAQKLGVKPENATTCPGDAPVKGNVTKKRGELYFTTKFPDYKSVKPEICFKDVETAEKAGFRAPKAQ, encoded by the coding sequence ATGAACAACTCTTTGAAGTCCCGTCAACTCGTTCCACTGGTTGTCCTGTCTGCAACCTTGATGCTGGTTAGCTGTGCCAAGAAGGAAGAGCAGGCTACAACGACTGCCCCTTCTGCGGCTCCCTCTGCCCCAGCTGCTCCCGCATCTCCTGCTCCCGCATCCCCCGCTGCTTCAGCTTCTCCGTCGGCAATGAGCGGTGCCAATGGCAAACCAGTCCTTTCGGCAGAAGCTCAGAAACTAGGAGTGAAGCCAGAGAACGCCACCACTTGCCCTGGCGATGCTCCCGTGAAGGGGAACGTCACGAAAAAACGAGGTGAACTCTACTTCACAACCAAGTTTCCAGATTACAAATCCGTGAAACCAGAGATTTGCTTTAAGGACGTAGAAACAGCTGAAAAAGCAGGTTTTAGGGCACCGAAAGCACAATAA
- a CDS encoding Spx/MgsR family RNA polymerase-binding regulatory protein, giving the protein MALQVYGIPNCGTCKKAFSWLENNQVEYEFINTKENPPTQKMIQQWVKALGSKPMRNTSGQSYRALGSEKDNWTDAEWIEAFAKDAMLLKRPLFVKDGEAVLVGFKDKDEAIRQKLEV; this is encoded by the coding sequence ATGGCTCTTCAAGTGTATGGAATCCCCAACTGCGGCACCTGCAAGAAAGCATTCAGTTGGCTGGAAAACAACCAGGTGGAATACGAATTTATCAATACGAAAGAAAACCCTCCAACCCAAAAGATGATTCAGCAATGGGTGAAGGCACTTGGCTCTAAACCAATGCGAAACACATCGGGGCAATCCTACCGGGCACTGGGTAGCGAGAAAGATAATTGGACAGATGCCGAATGGATTGAGGCATTTGCCAAGGATGCCATGTTACTTAAGCGTCCGCTGTTTGTGAAGGACGGCGAAGCTGTACTGGTTGGCTTCAAAGACAAGGATGAAGCGATTCGCCAAAAGTTAGAAGTTTAG
- the murD gene encoding UDP-N-acetylmuramoyl-L-alanine--D-glutamate ligase, translated as MPHACVIGLGKSGVAAARLLKREGWQVTLSDQGTSEALQQQQQQLATEGITVLLENSFDPEETGKDTPLQLVVVSPGVPWDVAGLVRARDRGIETIGEMELAWRHLKQIPWVGITGTNGKTTTTALTAAIFQAAGLHAPAFGNIGYAACEVALADKLPDWAIAEISSYQIESSPTISPQIAVWTTFTPDHLNRHKTLENYYNIKAHLLNQAKQQVFNGDDPYLRNVGKLMGHPVRNDACWTSTSGKAELMGDDAQGVYIEDGWVRTGKELILPANLLRMVGQHNQQNLLMAVATARLAGIEKNAIAHAIATFPGVPHRLEHICSWQGIDFINDSKATNYDAAQVGLAAVKSPTILIAGGEPKIGEDNDWIATIQTKAAAVLLIGDAAPTFAQRLQEAGYTSTEMVETMERAVPRSAELAKQFQAPVVLLSPACASFDQYQNFEQRGDHFRQLCLESFGLL; from the coding sequence ATGCCCCATGCCTGCGTCATCGGTCTTGGAAAATCAGGAGTTGCAGCGGCTCGATTACTCAAACGGGAAGGCTGGCAGGTTACGCTCAGCGATCAGGGCACCTCTGAAGCCTTGCAACAACAACAGCAACAGCTTGCAACCGAAGGAATTACCGTTCTTTTGGAAAATTCTTTTGACCCTGAAGAGACCGGAAAAGATACTCCGCTCCAGTTAGTCGTTGTCAGTCCGGGTGTGCCGTGGGATGTGGCAGGATTGGTGCGTGCCAGAGATCGGGGGATCGAAACAATTGGCGAAATGGAGCTGGCTTGGCGGCACCTGAAACAGATTCCCTGGGTAGGAATTACGGGTACCAATGGAAAAACCACAACCACCGCACTGACTGCGGCAATTTTTCAGGCAGCCGGGTTGCATGCTCCCGCATTTGGAAACATTGGCTATGCCGCCTGTGAGGTGGCGCTGGCAGACAAGCTCCCCGATTGGGCGATCGCTGAGATTAGCAGCTACCAGATCGAATCTTCCCCCACGATCTCACCCCAAATTGCGGTCTGGACAACCTTTACGCCTGACCACCTGAATCGACATAAAACCCTGGAGAACTATTACAACATCAAGGCGCATCTGCTCAATCAGGCAAAACAGCAGGTATTCAATGGGGATGACCCCTATCTGCGCAATGTGGGCAAGCTCATGGGGCATCCCGTTCGTAATGATGCCTGCTGGACGAGTACAAGCGGTAAGGCAGAACTGATGGGGGATGACGCTCAGGGGGTTTACATCGAAGATGGCTGGGTCAGAACGGGAAAGGAACTCATTCTGCCCGCGAATTTGCTGCGCATGGTGGGGCAACATAACCAGCAAAACCTGCTGATGGCAGTGGCAACTGCCCGTCTAGCAGGGATTGAGAAAAATGCGATCGCCCATGCCATTGCCACCTTCCCCGGTGTGCCCCATCGGCTGGAACACATCTGTAGCTGGCAGGGCATCGACTTTATTAACGACAGCAAGGCAACGAACTACGATGCAGCTCAAGTTGGCTTAGCAGCTGTCAAAAGTCCCACCATTTTGATTGCCGGAGGAGAGCCAAAAATTGGTGAAGACAACGATTGGATTGCCACCATTCAAACCAAAGCGGCGGCTGTTTTGCTAATTGGCGACGCGGCTCCCACCTTCGCCCAACGGTTGCAGGAAGCAGGTTACACCAGCACGGAAATGGTTGAAACAATGGAACGCGCAGTACCGCGATCGGCAGAACTGGCAAAGCAGTTTCAGGCTCCTGTCGTCCTCCTCTCTCCTGCCTGTGCCAGCTTTGACCAATACCAAAACTTTGAACAGCGCGGCGACCACTTCCGCCAATTGTGCTTGGAGTCTTTTGGACTGTTATAA
- a CDS encoding nitrate ABC transporter ATP-binding protein (This model describes the ATP binding subunits of ATP-binding cassette (ABC) transporters for nitrate transport, or for bicarbonate transport, in bacteria and archaea.) — protein sequence MQTLTTPKTTSTTGYEPYLALENISKSYPTSQEPYTVLEGIDLAINEGEFICLIGHSGCGKTTLLNMVSGFSKPTTGEVRLQGKRITRPGPERMVVFQNYALLPWKTAFENVYLAVNSVYPDKPRREKLEIVREHLAMVGLEEAANKKPGQLSGGMKQRVSIARALSIYPQVLILDEPFGALDAITREELQDELLQIWSQHRVTVMMITHDIDEALLLSDRVVMMTNGPRAKIGEIMEIPFPRPRNRTQLMEDPQYYTLRNHALDFLFSRHALQQ from the coding sequence ATGCAAACCCTCACCACTCCCAAAACCACCTCCACCACTGGTTACGAGCCATATTTGGCATTGGAGAACATTTCCAAGTCCTACCCAACGTCCCAGGAACCGTACACCGTTTTGGAAGGGATCGACCTTGCGATCAATGAAGGCGAGTTCATTTGCCTGATTGGACACTCCGGTTGTGGTAAAACCACCCTGCTCAACATGGTGTCTGGCTTTTCCAAACCCACTACAGGCGAAGTCCGGTTGCAGGGAAAGCGGATTACCCGTCCTGGACCTGAGCGGATGGTCGTGTTTCAAAACTACGCGCTGCTACCCTGGAAAACTGCATTCGAGAATGTTTATCTGGCAGTGAATTCGGTTTATCCTGACAAACCCCGACGGGAAAAACTTGAAATTGTGCGAGAACATCTGGCAATGGTGGGACTGGAGGAAGCAGCCAACAAAAAGCCAGGGCAACTTTCCGGTGGGATGAAGCAGCGGGTATCGATCGCCCGCGCCCTCTCAATCTATCCCCAGGTGTTAATTCTGGATGAGCCCTTTGGCGCACTCGATGCCATCACCCGTGAAGAACTTCAGGACGAATTACTCCAGATCTGGAGTCAGCACCGCGTCACTGTCATGATGATTACCCATGACATTGATGAAGCCCTGCTCCTATCCGATCGCGTCGTCATGATGACTAACGGACCTCGTGCCAAGATCGGCGAGATTATGGAAATTCCCTTCCCCCGCCCGCGCAACCGCACCCAATTAATGGAAGACCCGCAATACTACACCCTCCGTAACCATGCGCTAGATTTTCTGTTCAGTCGTCATGCTTTACAGCAATAG
- a CDS encoding 2-isopropylmalate synthase → MNKPSQDRIRIFDTTLRDGEQAPGAALNIDEKLTIARQLARLGVDVIEAGFPYSSPGDFEAVQKIAETVGVENGPIICGLARTTRQDIQAAADALKPAVHARIHTFIATSDIHLKYKLKKTRQEVLAIAEEMVAFAKSLVDDVEFSPEDAGRSDPEFLYEVLERAIAAGATTVNIPDTVGYTTPAEFGALIRGIKENVPNIDQAIISVHGHNDLGLAVANFLEAVKNGARQLECTINGIGERAGNAALEELVMAMHVRRQYFNPFLGRPVDSEEPLTNIDTRQIYKTSRLVSNLTGMLVQPNKAIVGANAFAHESGIHQDGVLKNRLTYEIMDAQSIGLTDNQIVLGKLSGRNAFRSRLKELGFDLTEQELNKAFVRFKELADKKKEVTDWDLEAIVNDEIQQAPELFRVELVQVSCGNNACPTATVTLRTPDGEELTDAATGTGPVDAVYKAINRVVNVPNQLIEFSVQSVTAGIDAIGEVTIRLRHGDRIFSGHSANTDIIVASAQAYVNALNRLYAALQRQEQKEAVSVKG, encoded by the coding sequence ATGAATAAACCCAGTCAAGATCGGATCAGAATTTTCGATACCACGCTTCGAGATGGTGAACAGGCTCCAGGAGCCGCACTGAACATTGATGAAAAACTGACGATCGCTCGCCAACTGGCACGACTGGGTGTAGACGTGATTGAAGCCGGATTCCCCTATTCCAGTCCGGGTGATTTTGAAGCGGTGCAAAAAATTGCGGAAACCGTTGGGGTAGAAAACGGTCCCATCATTTGTGGATTAGCCCGTACCACCCGTCAGGATATCCAGGCAGCGGCAGATGCCTTGAAACCTGCGGTGCATGCCCGGATTCATACCTTCATTGCCACTTCGGACATTCACCTGAAATATAAGTTGAAGAAGACGCGTCAGGAAGTGCTGGCGATCGCCGAAGAAATGGTCGCCTTTGCGAAATCTCTGGTGGACGATGTGGAATTTTCCCCTGAAGATGCCGGACGGTCTGACCCTGAATTTCTCTATGAAGTGCTGGAACGGGCGATCGCCGCAGGTGCTACCACGGTCAATATCCCCGATACGGTTGGTTATACCACCCCGGCAGAATTTGGCGCACTGATTCGGGGCATCAAGGAAAACGTGCCGAATATCGATCAGGCAATCATTTCTGTGCATGGACACAATGATTTGGGCTTAGCCGTTGCCAATTTCCTGGAAGCGGTCAAGAATGGAGCGCGGCAACTGGAATGCACCATTAATGGAATTGGAGAGCGGGCGGGCAATGCGGCGCTAGAAGAACTGGTGATGGCGATGCATGTGCGGCGGCAGTACTTTAACCCTTTCCTGGGGCGTCCGGTCGATTCGGAAGAGCCGTTGACCAATATCGATACGCGCCAGATTTACAAGACTTCCCGCCTGGTTTCTAACCTGACTGGAATGCTGGTGCAACCCAACAAGGCGATCGTGGGGGCAAATGCCTTTGCCCACGAGTCTGGGATTCACCAGGATGGGGTGTTGAAAAACCGCCTCACCTACGAGATCATGGATGCCCAATCGATCGGTCTAACCGATAACCAGATTGTGTTGGGTAAGTTGTCTGGGCGTAATGCCTTCCGGTCTCGCCTGAAGGAGTTGGGCTTTGACCTGACCGAGCAGGAATTGAATAAAGCCTTTGTTCGCTTTAAGGAACTGGCGGACAAGAAGAAGGAAGTCACGGATTGGGATCTGGAGGCGATCGTCAACGACGAAATTCAACAGGCTCCGGAACTATTTCGGGTGGAACTGGTGCAGGTTTCCTGTGGCAACAATGCCTGCCCAACCGCGACCGTTACCCTCCGCACTCCCGACGGCGAAGAACTCACCGATGCGGCTACGGGTACTGGCCCTGTCGATGCGGTCTACAAAGCGATTAATCGCGTGGTGAATGTTCCGAATCAACTGATCGAGTTTTCGGTGCAGTCGGTGACAGCGGGAATTGACGCGATCGGCGAAGTCACTATTCGCCTGCGGCATGGTGATCGTATCTTCTCCGGTCATTCTGCCAACACCGACATCATCGTGGCATCGGCACAGGCATACGTAAACGCGCTCAACCGCCTCTATGCCGCATTGCAGCGTCAAGAGCAGAAGGAAGCCGTTTCGGTTAAGGGTTAG
- a CDS encoding phospholipid-binding protein gives MGWLQRIFGQEKPQGAQVNPAPAPAASGTTETIPPERLGLNGEYDQSGLAKRVALAFDQDGTLDDVDTLWVAQLGTTVVLKGKVPSQDFLNKAIGVAKGVNGATDVKTDEVSVG, from the coding sequence ATGGGTTGGTTACAAAGAATTTTTGGTCAGGAAAAACCCCAGGGTGCTCAGGTGAATCCGGCTCCGGCTCCGGCTGCCAGTGGAACGACAGAAACGATTCCCCCTGAGCGGCTAGGGTTGAATGGTGAGTATGATCAGAGTGGGCTGGCAAAGCGGGTTGCCCTGGCATTTGATCAAGACGGCACACTGGATGATGTGGATACGCTTTGGGTGGCACAGTTGGGGACTACCGTTGTCCTTAAGGGCAAGGTTCCCAGCCAGGATTTCCTCAATAAAGCGATCGGTGTTGCTAAGGGCGTCAATGGGGCAACGGATGTGAAAACGGACGAGGTTTCGGTCGGCTAG
- a CDS encoding ligase-associated DNA damage response exonuclease, which yields MGLISVLQEGLYCEQGGFFIDPWRSVDLALITHAHSDHARSGSSRYIATRLSEGILRKRLGDETNLQGVEYGEKIKLGNTWVSFHPAGHVLGSAQIRVEYKDEVWVISGDYKRCYDPTCEPFEVVPCHTFITEATFGLPIYKWDAGEATCGHIYDWWQSDLERPSLLFCYAFGKAQRVLGELRKFTNKTVYVHGAIHVLTEIYRQVGVEMVNTLPTSEMPRSYKFKGDLVLAPPSGHRSSWMKRFQQPQTAFASGWMAVRGARRRRGYERGFVLSDHADWQGLVNTVLQTGASTVYVTHGQSDVLSRYLNEVHGLNALPLKTLFEGEGDI from the coding sequence ATGGGCTTAATTTCAGTTCTACAAGAGGGGCTTTATTGCGAACAGGGGGGATTTTTCATTGATCCGTGGCGATCGGTCGATCTTGCCCTGATTACCCATGCCCACTCCGACCATGCCCGCTCTGGCTCTTCCCGGTACATTGCCACCCGCCTTTCAGAGGGAATTTTGCGAAAGCGTCTGGGAGACGAGACCAATCTCCAGGGAGTTGAGTACGGCGAGAAAATCAAACTCGGCAATACCTGGGTGTCCTTCCATCCTGCCGGACACGTCCTCGGTTCTGCCCAAATCCGGGTGGAATACAAGGATGAAGTCTGGGTCATCTCAGGAGATTATAAACGGTGCTACGACCCAACCTGCGAGCCATTTGAGGTGGTGCCCTGCCATACTTTCATCACTGAGGCGACCTTTGGTTTACCGATTTACAAGTGGGACGCGGGCGAAGCAACCTGTGGGCACATTTACGATTGGTGGCAGAGCGATCTAGAAAGACCGTCTCTTCTTTTTTGCTACGCCTTTGGCAAAGCCCAACGGGTGCTGGGTGAACTGCGCAAATTCACAAACAAGACCGTTTATGTTCATGGAGCCATTCATGTTCTAACGGAGATCTATCGCCAGGTCGGGGTGGAGATGGTTAACACCCTTCCAACTTCCGAAATGCCCCGTAGCTATAAGTTCAAAGGCGATCTGGTTCTGGCTCCTCCCTCTGGACATCGCTCCAGCTGGATGAAGCGATTTCAACAACCCCAAACTGCGTTTGCTTCTGGTTGGATGGCAGTCCGGGGTGCCCGCCGCAGACGCGGATACGAGCGGGGATTTGTGCTATCTGATCACGCTGACTGGCAGGGATTGGTTAACACCGTTTTGCAAACAGGAGCTAGCACGGTTTACGTCACCCACGGACAATCGGATGTGCTTTCCCGCTACCTGAATGAAGTTCACGGGTTGAATGCGTTACCCTTAAAGACCTTGTTTGAAGGCGAAGGGGATATTTAA